The Fluviicola sp. genome contains a region encoding:
- a CDS encoding four helix bundle protein, with protein MTKNKPFDIKDRSFLFALDCLKLCKTISSENKEYILTKQLTRSASSVGANIREAQNSGTKKDFVYKLSIAQKECNESIYWIELLNAFLEMNSKEVIDLQYEANELLRILSSIILHTKQKM; from the coding sequence ATGACTAAAAATAAACCATTCGATATCAAAGATCGATCTTTCCTGTTTGCACTGGACTGTCTTAAACTTTGCAAAACGATTTCCAGTGAAAACAAAGAATACATTTTGACAAAACAATTAACAAGATCGGCATCTTCTGTAGGTGCGAATATCAGAGAAGCGCAGAACTCAGGTACAAAAAAAGATTTTGTTTATAAACTTTCAATTGCCCAAAAAGAATGTAATGAAAGTATCTATTGGATAGAATTGTTAAACGCGTTTTTGGAAATGAATTCTAAAGAAGTTATTGATTTACAGTATGAAGCAAATGAGTTGTTGCGAATACTCAGTTCAATCATACTCCATACAAAACAAAAAATGTGA
- a CDS encoding TraB/GumN family protein, producing MKKIPGLLVFTFLLTTSFAQNTILWSIQKPGSPQTSYVLGTFHQTGNSFVDGKPVIKELLLQSDIVIFESVEDKYEKVINVMLQRPDDFSYREFLLKEDLEFLEKFSKYWKVPVSKQKPAELLVKLQQEYVKMNCGGVKPTDTTSHMDDYLLSLARNNNVRTEGLESFADQFEAINSINGEDFTWEKAKDAVHVWVSNFQDDKNQSEICGLTQAYLKLRLDYQFNAKCAENDPILLKRNEKWMPLIKDFIQQNNSLMIIVGLYHLYGECGIISQLRKDGYTVKPVKLK from the coding sequence ATGAAAAAAATACCCGGCCTTCTTGTTTTCACTTTCCTTCTGACAACCTCGTTTGCCCAAAACACCATTTTGTGGTCCATTCAAAAACCAGGATCCCCCCAAACGTCTTATGTGTTGGGAACATTTCACCAAACCGGGAATTCTTTTGTCGATGGGAAACCGGTGATTAAAGAGTTGTTGCTCCAATCGGACATAGTCATTTTCGAAAGCGTAGAAGATAAGTATGAAAAGGTGATCAATGTAATGCTGCAAAGACCGGATGATTTTTCTTACCGGGAATTCCTGCTGAAAGAAGACCTGGAGTTCCTGGAAAAATTCTCCAAATACTGGAAAGTTCCGGTCAGTAAGCAAAAACCCGCGGAATTATTGGTGAAACTGCAGCAGGAATACGTGAAAATGAATTGTGGCGGTGTAAAACCAACCGACACAACCAGTCACATGGACGATTATCTGTTGTCATTGGCAAGAAACAACAATGTCCGCACGGAAGGCCTTGAAAGCTTTGCCGATCAGTTTGAGGCCATCAACAGTATCAACGGGGAAGATTTTACCTGGGAAAAAGCGAAAGATGCCGTTCATGTATGGGTCTCGAATTTTCAGGATGATAAAAACCAGTCCGAAATTTGTGGGTTGACACAAGCTTACTTAAAGCTGCGTCTGGATTACCAGTTCAATGCTAAATGTGCAGAAAACGATCCGATCCTGCTAAAGCGAAATGAGAAATGGATGCCCCTGATCAAAGATTTTATCCAACAGAACAATTCCTTGATGATCATTGTAGGCTTATACCATTTGTACGGAGAATGCGGAATTATTTCCCAACTGCGAAAAGACGGGTATACTGTAAAGCCTGTAAAACTGAAGTAA